The Acropora palmata chromosome 10, jaAcrPala1.3, whole genome shotgun sequence genome contains a region encoding:
- the LOC141895192 gene encoding ubiquitin-conjugating enzyme E2 G1-like isoform X2 — protein sequence MSGEKQGALLLRKQLTDLNKNGAEGFSAGLIDDENLFKWELMIVGPPETFYEGGLFKAHLYFPKEYPHRPPKMRFISEFWHPNVHKDGEVCISILHEPGEDKYGYEHASERWLPVHTVETILMSVISMISDPNDESPANVDAA from the exons ATGAGTGGAGAAAAGCAAGGTGCTCTTCTCCTTAGGAAACAGCTTACag ATCTTAATAAGAATGGTGCTGAGGGATTTTCGGCTGGCCTTATAGACGATGAAAACCTTTTCAAGTGGGAATTAATGATAGTTGGACCACCAGAAACCTTCTA CGAAGGAGGCTTGTTCAAAGCACATTTGTACTTTCCTAAGGAATATCCACACAGACCACCGAAAATGAGATTTATCTCTGAGTTTTGGCATCCTAATG TTCACAAAGATGGTGAAGTTTGCATCTCGATCCTTCATGAGCCTGGTGAAGACAAGTATGGTTATGAACATGCATCAGAACGCTGGCTCCCTGTACACACTGTTGAGACAATCCTGATGAGTGTCATTTCTATGATTTCTGATCCAAATGACGAGTCTCCTGCAAATGTGGATGCTGCA